One segment of Luteitalea sp. DNA contains the following:
- a CDS encoding response regulator has product MSMPKPSLETIQVAIVEDDDRTREGIAALIHGTPGFGVVGRYRTMETAVRRVELDRPRIVLADIGLPGMSGVEGVARLKARIPDLLVVMLTVYADNEHVFEAICNGACGYLLKDTPPSRLVDALREVDRGGAPMSPEIARKVLTMFHRVAPLPEGDTALTPREMQVLKLLAEGHSYKSAAAELVLSIETIRFHIIHVYRKLHVHSKSEAVALALRRGLVR; this is encoded by the coding sequence ATGTCGATGCCGAAACCCTCTCTCGAAACTATTCAGGTGGCAATTGTGGAAGACGACGACCGCACGCGTGAAGGCATTGCGGCGCTCATCCATGGCACGCCAGGCTTCGGCGTGGTCGGGCGATATCGCACCATGGAAACCGCGGTCCGGCGCGTGGAGCTCGACCGGCCGAGAATCGTCCTCGCCGACATTGGCTTACCCGGCATGTCAGGTGTGGAGGGCGTTGCGCGACTGAAGGCACGCATTCCGGACTTGCTCGTCGTGATGCTCACCGTCTATGCCGACAACGAGCACGTGTTCGAGGCCATCTGCAACGGCGCGTGTGGCTACTTGCTGAAGGACACGCCGCCGTCGCGGCTCGTCGACGCGCTGCGCGAGGTCGATCGCGGCGGTGCACCGATGTCCCCTGAGATTGCGCGGAAGGTGCTGACGATGTTCCATCGTGTGGCGCCGCTGCCGGAGGGCGACACGGCGCTCACGCCGCGCGAGATGCAGGTGCTCAAGCTGCTCGCTGAGGGACATAGCTACAAGAGCGCCGCGGCCGAGCTCGTTCTCAGCATCGAGACCATTCGTTTCCACATCATCCACGTCTATCGCAAGCTGCACGTCCACTCGAAGTCCGAGGCCGTTGCCCTCGCGCTCAGGCGCGGCCTGGTCCGCTAG
- a CDS encoding helix-turn-helix domain-containing protein, producing the protein MDRLVYRARRKAGLSQRELGRRVGMPQSAVARVESGRTRPRVDTLMRLLAECGYGLALQPTLGDGVERTAIRRLLALTPAERIARATQEGRNLHRLLAARR; encoded by the coding sequence ATGGACCGGCTCGTTTACCGCGCTCGTCGGAAAGCTGGCCTATCGCAACGTGAGCTCGGCCGGCGGGTTGGAATGCCGCAGTCCGCCGTCGCGCGGGTGGAGTCGGGTCGCACGCGGCCACGGGTCGACACGTTGATGCGCCTCCTCGCGGAGTGCGGATACGGGTTGGCGCTTCAGCCGACGCTCGGCGACGGTGTCGAGCGGACGGCCATTCGCCGTCTACTGGCGCTCACGCCCGCAGAACGCATCGCCCGGGCCACGCAAGAGGGCCGCAATTTGCACCGGCTGCTGGCCGCGAGACGTTGA
- a CDS encoding response regulator: MTKSVIRITIADDHPIFRQGLRQIIESDPMLEVVAEAGDGHAAIERIEALAPDVAILDVSMPGRDGLEVTRAVRDRRLPTAVICLTMHKDARFVNAALDAGVKGYVLKDSAAAEIVQCTKAVHAGQSYISPVLSTYLITRRQRAEALASRTPGIEDLTATERKVLGLIAELKTTKQIASVLCVSPRTVDHHRANIAAKLELHGSHALTRFAIEHRAALHDG, from the coding sequence GTGACGAAATCGGTCATCAGAATCACCATCGCAGACGACCACCCGATCTTTCGGCAGGGACTGCGCCAGATCATCGAGAGTGATCCAATGCTCGAGGTCGTGGCCGAAGCTGGGGACGGGCATGCGGCGATCGAGCGCATCGAGGCGCTCGCCCCCGACGTCGCGATCCTCGACGTCTCGATGCCGGGTCGCGATGGGTTGGAGGTGACGCGGGCCGTCCGCGACCGGCGGCTGCCGACGGCCGTGATCTGCCTGACGATGCACAAGGATGCGCGCTTCGTGAATGCCGCGCTGGACGCCGGTGTGAAGGGCTACGTCTTGAAGGACAGCGCGGCGGCTGAAATCGTGCAATGCACCAAGGCGGTGCACGCCGGCCAAAGCTACATCAGTCCGGTCTTGTCGACGTATTTGATCACGCGCCGGCAGCGCGCCGAGGCGCTCGCCAGCCGGACGCCAGGCATCGAGGATCTCACGGCAACCGAGCGGAAAGTGCTGGGGCTCATTGCGGAGCTCAAGACCACCAAGCAGATCGCCAGCGTCTTGTGCGTGAGCCCGCGAACCGTCGATCACCACCGCGCGAACATCGCCGCGAAGCTGGAGCTCCACGGCAGCCATGCCCTGACGCGCTTCGCGATCGAGCACCGGGCCGCACTCCACGACGGGTAG
- a CDS encoding response regulator, whose amino-acid sequence MPSVLLIDDSEQMRRMIRRVIADLADPISECEDGAEALAAYARHRPDWVLMDIAMPKMDGLTATRRILELFPEARVLIVTQYDDDRLRDAARQAGAQGYVLKENLLELRARLQA is encoded by the coding sequence ATGCCTTCCGTGTTGCTCATCGACGACAGCGAACAGATGCGACGTATGATCCGACGCGTCATTGCCGACCTCGCGGATCCGATCTCCGAATGTGAGGATGGCGCCGAGGCGCTGGCCGCGTACGCCCGGCATCGACCGGACTGGGTTTTGATGGACATCGCAATGCCGAAGATGGACGGCCTCACCGCCACCCGGCGAATCCTCGAGCTGTTCCCCGAGGCACGCGTGCTCATCGTGACCCAGTACGACGACGACAGGCTGCGCGACGCCGCCCGGCAAGCGGGTGCACAGGGATACGTCTTGAAAGAGAATCTCTTGGAGCTTCGCGCCCGCCTGCAGGCGTAG
- a CDS encoding choice-of-anchor D domain-containing protein, with product MLMALRRRSTFRPGAGVLPKGLASRRPVCISRRNGRKNMVERANGIEFGRRGVSRRRSLCGALRILAALLIVAAPWVDATPALAQESPTHIYWANADAETIGRANLDGTEPDQDFIIGASRPDGVAVDADHIYWANFAADTIGRANLDGSDPDQSFITGAASPVGVAVDADYVYWGNWSGDTIGRANLDGSDPDQGFITGARTPSGVAVDGEHIYWANYAGDTIGRANLDGSDPNQSFIIGAQVPDGVAVDADHIYWTNFVADTIGRANLDGSDPDQSFITGAASPVGVAVDADYVYWGNLGGSTIGRANLDGSDPNQSFITGASGAKGVAVGPGADPPSPEAGIAPEVIEFGAVITGEASGTEMVTVTNVGGGTLTVDAAALAGDHPGQFTIAGDGCEGAQLGASETCDIDLEFTPASAGGKTATLEVPHNGPESPATVALSGEGTLPPTWTISGTIQDASGAPLPDVPVGLTGTSDAGTTTTAQGTYTFANLAEGGSYTVMPSLDGYTFTPASQEFGELTGDATADFTAAAVEVSITGTVVDEDDQPLEGVTVTLSGNGHDEVTTAADGAFAFEGLTWGDSYTVTPTHPDYDVQPPSQTFDPLETDQEITFTATRLTAVYTRYFGEGAIGEFFDTTFALFNPTDEEASATLTFAGETGQAVHHPVTIPAGQQVIVNPETLLPEEWVGFATAIEADQTLVTSRTMAWDERHYGRHESAGVATPQTEWWFTEGATGTFQLFYLLYNPGDDAAQVTATYYRGAEQAAVTRTYTVGPHTRRTVFVNVGADGVTPDPELGATEVSAHIVATNGVPIVAERALYLTTNAAQPLTAGTIAPGVTAPATSWHFAEGATDFFDLFLLLANPSTERVDATVRYLLPTGEPIERTYPLEPESRGTVWVDAEDAALAETQVAITVQSDTPILAERAMWWGATGAWDGGHVSTGATRPATRWGLAGLTLGGPDTAEAYVLIANPNAVDAEATLTLVTPDGTREPVVVPLGPWSRTTLRLVELFPDAGAAPVAVHVESTGGENPVPLVVEGAAYASPDDQPLTTGSATPALPLPE from the coding sequence ATGCTCATGGCTCTCCGACGGCGTTCTACGTTTCGCCCCGGCGCCGGGGTCCTGCCCAAGGGCCTGGCCAGCCGCCGCCCGGTCTGCATCTCACGCCGGAATGGGAGGAAGAACATGGTTGAGAGAGCGAACGGAATCGAATTCGGTCGTCGCGGCGTCTCCCGCCGCCGCTCGTTGTGCGGGGCGCTGCGGATCCTCGCTGCGCTGCTCATAGTGGCGGCGCCGTGGGTGGACGCAACCCCCGCCCTCGCACAGGAGTCGCCAACGCACATCTACTGGGCGAACGCCGACGCGGAGACAATCGGCCGTGCGAATCTCGACGGCACCGAACCAGATCAAGACTTCATCATCGGTGCGAGCCGCCCCGACGGCGTGGCGGTCGATGCCGACCACATCTACTGGGCGAACTTCGCCGCCGACACGATCGGTCGCGCGAACCTCGACGGCAGCGACCCGGACCAGAGCTTCATCACCGGCGCAGCAAGCCCCGTCGGCGTGGCGGTCGACGCCGATTACGTCTACTGGGGGAACTGGAGCGGCGACACGATCGGCCGCGCGAACCTCGACGGCAGCGACCCAGACCAGGGCTTCATCACTGGCGCGAGAACCCCGAGCGGCGTGGCGGTCGACGGCGAGCACATCTACTGGGCGAACTATGCTGGCGACACGATCGGCCGCGCGAACCTCGACGGCAGCGACCCGAATCAGAGCTTCATCATCGGCGCGCAGGTCCCCGACGGCGTGGCGGTCGACGCCGACCACATCTACTGGACGAACTTCGTCGCCGACACGATCGGTCGCGCGAACCTCGACGGCAGCGACCCGGACCAGAGCTTCATCACCGGCGCAGCAAGCCCCGTCGGCGTGGCGGTCGACGCCGATTACGTCTACTGGGGGAACTTGGGCGGCAGCACGATCGGGCGCGCAAACCTCGACGGCAGCGACCCGAACCAGAGCTTCATCACCGGCGCGAGCGGCGCCAAGGGCGTCGCGGTCGGTCCCGGCGCCGACCCGCCGTCCCCCGAGGCCGGCATCGCTCCGGAGGTGATCGAGTTCGGCGCGGTGATCACAGGCGAGGCCTCCGGCACCGAGATGGTGACCGTGACCAACGTCGGCGGCGGCACGCTGACGGTCGATGCGGCAGCGCTCGCAGGCGACCATCCCGGCCAGTTCACGATCGCCGGCGACGGCTGCGAGGGCGCCCAGCTCGGCGCCAGCGAGACCTGCGACATCGATCTGGAGTTCACGCCAGCGTCCGCGGGCGGTAAGACGGCCACCCTCGAGGTCCCCCACAACGGCCCCGAAAGTCCAGCAACGGTCGCGCTGTCGGGCGAGGGCACCCTCCCGCCCACGTGGACCATCAGCGGCACGATCCAAGACGCCAGCGGCGCGCCGCTCCCCGACGTCCCGGTGGGCTTGACCGGCACGTCCGACGCCGGGACAACGACCACTGCTCAGGGCACCTATACGTTCGCTAACCTGGCCGAGGGCGGCAGCTACACCGTGATGCCGAGCCTCGACGGCTACACCTTCACACCAGCCTCGCAGGAGTTCGGGGAGCTCACCGGAGACGCCACGGCGGATTTCACCGCCGCGGCCGTGGAGGTCAGCATCACCGGGACGGTCGTCGATGAGGACGACCAACCGCTCGAGGGGGTCACCGTCACGTTGAGTGGCAACGGCCACGATGAGGTGACGACCGCGGCAGACGGCGCGTTCGCGTTTGAGGGGCTCACGTGGGGTGACTCCTACACGGTCACGCCGACCCATCCCGACTACGATGTGCAGCCCCCTTCGCAGACCTTCGATCCGCTCGAGACCGATCAGGAGATCACCTTCACCGCCACGCGGCTGACTGCCGTCTACACCCGCTACTTTGGCGAAGGCGCGATCGGGGAGTTCTTCGACACGACCTTTGCGCTCTTCAATCCCACGGACGAGGAGGCCTCCGCGACCCTGACGTTTGCCGGCGAGACCGGTCAGGCCGTCCACCACCCCGTGACCATTCCCGCAGGTCAGCAGGTCATCGTCAATCCCGAAACGCTCCTCCCGGAGGAGTGGGTCGGCTTTGCCACCGCTATCGAGGCGGACCAGACGCTGGTCACGTCACGCACGATGGCGTGGGACGAGCGGCACTACGGCCGCCACGAAAGCGCCGGCGTCGCCACCCCACAGACCGAGTGGTGGTTCACCGAAGGCGCCACCGGCACCTTCCAACTCTTCTACCTCCTCTACAACCCGGGCGACGACGCGGCGCAGGTGACGGCCACCTACTACCGTGGCGCAGAGCAGGCCGCCGTGACGCGCACCTATACGGTCGGCCCCCACACACGCCGCACCGTGTTCGTCAACGTCGGCGCCGATGGCGTCACGCCCGATCCGGAGCTCGGCGCCACGGAGGTCAGCGCGCACATCGTCGCCACCAACGGCGTCCCGATTGTCGCCGAGCGCGCGCTGTATCTGACCACCAACGCCGCGCAGCCGCTGACGGCGGGTACCATCGCCCCGGGCGTCACCGCACCGGCGACCTCCTGGCACTTCGCCGAGGGCGCCACCGACTTCTTCGACCTCTTCCTCCTGCTCGCCAATCCGAGCACGGAACGGGTCGACGCCACGGTGCGCTATCTCCTGCCAACCGGGGAGCCGATCGAGCGCACGTATCCCCTCGAGCCGGAAAGCCGCGGCACCGTCTGGGTGGACGCCGAAGATGCGGCGCTCGCCGAGACGCAGGTGGCCATCACGGTGCAGAGCGATACGCCGATCCTCGCCGAGCGCGCCATGTGGTGGGGCGCCACGGGCGCGTGGGACGGCGGCCATGTCAGCACCGGTGCCACGCGCCCCGCCACGCGCTGGGGCCTCGCGGGGCTCACGCTCGGCGGTCCAGACACCGCCGAGGCGTACGTGCTCATCGCGAATCCCAATGCGGTCGACGCGGAGGCGACGCTCACGCTCGTCACGCCCGACGGCACGCGCGAGCCGGTGGTCGTGCCGCTCGGCCCCTGGAGCCGCACCACGCTCCGCCTCGTCGAGCTGTTCCCGGACGCGGGCGCCGCGCCGGTGGCGGTGCACGTCGAGAGCACCGGCGGCGAGAACCCTGTGCCGCTGGTCGTTGAAGGCGCGGCCTACGCCTCGCCGGACGACCAGCCGCTCACCACCGGCAGCGCCACGCCAGCGCTGCCGCTGCCGGAATGA